Proteins encoded within one genomic window of Mesobacillus subterraneus:
- a CDS encoding tetratricopeptide repeat protein has translation MGKDSKAMKQKGQLLSFVPTGEYYFTKGVKAFHRRDLKKAEKYFQRAMHLEPGEPMIVCQLAIVQSELGEYQQSNRLLHLVLEELDENMAECHYFLANNYAHLGLFRDAFRHANLYMELNEDGEFAEDASDLLELLTMEAEEMDEDYYEEDDLIVKQEEARNHLESGEFPKAIEIFQEVIEEYPEYWSAYNNLALAYFYLGETTKARDILNDVLEQNPGNLHALCNALVFAHYEGQEKEGQDLKDALEKIHPIHVEHQFKLGATFALVGEYELAYRWLKKLQKTGFEGDGAFYYWLSHASYFTGRENTARNAWKKVLEFSPEKEGMEPWADKPGVKFETQVSAILNQLNSDYTEERLFALFLTSVSAKKKEILAAETSTDKMTEMEKSYLAYVTSGKLSSSKEEEVKGAHETAKLLYDHHQPIGKNEAGVYIMWFSVFEQAAQAGYDFKNKKAWAAAVDYLWDKLRNIKTSKAAVAKKYGLSVSTLSKYISLANEFLQEEDSI, from the coding sequence ATGGGAAAAGACTCTAAAGCGATGAAGCAAAAAGGTCAATTGCTGTCATTTGTTCCTACTGGTGAATATTACTTCACCAAAGGGGTCAAGGCTTTCCACAGGCGGGACCTAAAAAAGGCTGAAAAGTATTTCCAGCGTGCGATGCACCTTGAGCCTGGTGAGCCGATGATCGTTTGCCAATTGGCGATCGTGCAGTCGGAGCTGGGTGAGTACCAGCAGTCTAACCGTCTTTTGCACTTGGTCCTCGAAGAGCTCGATGAAAACATGGCAGAATGTCACTATTTTTTAGCGAATAACTACGCCCATTTAGGCTTGTTCCGAGATGCGTTCAGGCATGCTAATCTTTATATGGAATTGAATGAAGATGGTGAGTTTGCCGAGGACGCAAGCGACCTGCTTGAGCTTCTCACGATGGAAGCAGAAGAGATGGATGAGGATTATTATGAAGAAGATGACCTGATCGTCAAACAGGAGGAAGCACGCAACCATCTGGAATCAGGCGAGTTTCCAAAGGCGATCGAGATTTTCCAGGAGGTCATCGAAGAGTATCCGGAATATTGGTCAGCCTACAACAACTTGGCGCTGGCGTATTTTTACCTTGGAGAAACCACCAAGGCTCGAGATATCCTGAATGATGTTCTCGAACAGAATCCCGGCAACCTGCATGCATTGTGCAATGCCCTTGTGTTCGCGCATTACGAGGGACAAGAGAAAGAGGGACAGGACCTTAAGGACGCTCTGGAAAAAATCCATCCGATCCACGTTGAACACCAGTTCAAGCTTGGCGCCACGTTTGCGCTTGTCGGCGAATACGAACTGGCTTACCGCTGGCTGAAGAAGCTGCAAAAAACAGGTTTTGAAGGTGACGGTGCTTTCTATTACTGGCTGTCTCATGCTTCATATTTTACCGGCAGAGAAAATACTGCACGGAATGCATGGAAAAAGGTACTCGAGTTCAGTCCTGAAAAAGAAGGAATGGAGCCCTGGGCAGATAAGCCGGGCGTCAAGTTCGAAACGCAGGTTTCAGCCATCCTGAATCAGTTGAACAGCGATTATACTGAGGAGCGCCTTTTTGCGCTATTCCTCACATCTGTATCCGCGAAAAAGAAGGAAATTCTTGCGGCGGAGACATCAACGGATAAAATGACCGAAATGGAAAAATCATACTTGGCGTATGTCACTTCAGGCAAGCTGAGCAGCAGCAAGGAAGAGGAAGTAAAGGGCGCGCACGAAACAGCGAAGCTCCTTTATGACCACCACCAGCCGATCGGCAAAAATGAAGCTGGTGTCTACATTATGTGGTTCTCAGTATTTGAGCAGGCAGCGCAGGCTGGCTATGACTTCAAAAACAAAAAAGCTTGGGCCGCAGCGGTTGATTATCTCTGGGATAAGCTAAGAAATATCAAGACATCAAAAGCAGCAGTAGCGAAAAAATACGGATTGTCCGTGTCTACGCTGTCCAAATATATAAGTTTGGCTAACGAGTTTCTTCAGGAAGAAGACAGCATCTAA
- the trxB gene encoding thioredoxin-disulfide reductase encodes MSEEKIYDVIIIGAGPAGMTAAVYTSRANLSTLMLERGVPGGQMTNTEEVENYPGFDHILGPELSTKMFDHAKKFGAEYAYGDVKEVIDGKEYKTIKAGNNEYKARAIILSAGAEYKKLGVPGEQELGGRGVSYCAVCDGAFFKGKELVVVGGGDSAVEEGVYLTRFASKVTIVHRRDELRAQKILQDRAFANEKIDFIWNHTVKQINDKDGKVGSVTLVSTQDGAEQEFVADGVFIYIGMVPLTKPFEGLGITNSNGYIETNEQMETKVPGIFAAGDIREKTLRQIVTATGDGSIAAQNAQHYVEELVEELKAKA; translated from the coding sequence ATGTCAGAAGAGAAAATTTATGACGTCATTATCATCGGTGCCGGGCCGGCTGGGATGACTGCTGCTGTTTATACTTCACGTGCGAACTTGTCGACACTGATGCTTGAGCGCGGCGTGCCTGGCGGACAGATGACCAATACAGAAGAAGTTGAGAACTATCCGGGATTTGACCATATTCTTGGACCTGAGCTTTCAACTAAAATGTTCGACCATGCGAAAAAATTTGGAGCTGAATATGCTTACGGTGATGTAAAAGAAGTCATCGATGGCAAGGAATATAAAACCATCAAAGCTGGCAACAATGAATACAAGGCGCGCGCAATCATTCTTTCTGCTGGTGCAGAGTACAAGAAACTGGGAGTGCCTGGCGAGCAGGAACTTGGCGGTCGCGGTGTTTCTTACTGTGCGGTTTGTGACGGCGCATTTTTCAAAGGCAAAGAACTTGTTGTTGTCGGCGGCGGAGATTCAGCGGTCGAAGAGGGCGTTTACTTGACTCGTTTCGCTTCGAAAGTGACAATCGTTCACCGTCGCGATGAGCTTCGTGCGCAAAAAATCCTGCAGGATCGTGCATTTGCCAATGAAAAAATTGATTTCATCTGGAATCACACAGTCAAGCAGATCAATGACAAAGATGGCAAGGTCGGAAGCGTGACTCTTGTTTCAACACAGGATGGAGCTGAGCAGGAATTCGTGGCAGATGGTGTGTTCATCTACATCGGAATGGTTCCATTAACGAAACCATTTGAAGGCCTGGGCATCACGAATAGCAATGGCTATATCGAAACGAACGAGCAAATGGAAACGAAAGTCCCTGGAATCTTCGCAGCTGGCGACATCCGTGAAAAAACACTTCGCCAAATTGTGACAGCAACTGGCGACGGCAGTATCGCAGCGCAAAACGCACAGCATTATGTTGAAGAACTAGTGGAAGAATTAAAAGCAAAAGCATAA